A portion of the Calliphora vicina chromosome 5, idCalVici1.1, whole genome shotgun sequence genome contains these proteins:
- the LOC135962539 gene encoding glycogen debranching enzyme, with protein sequence MWWLDGLQWAFKVVQRNFSTVLTVVMSLYVVRWAYDRYQQLTNGEENLIGENRNENRIEQNDISRRANKSDSPVTSTSSSDETVKRKYQPQQQQPKIQQRSEQKQEQEPEQQSLSNKIFKIMGNKTLKSQSSEDISMVKNAKAISVPITQGTNAEHTLYRVKYGSTVHIHPDAGLLGREIVLYTNYPHDDKKFKRTEYRILHWHLKSGKKITTNKYNSLHVVDTDIYTELNMNMSGTFRFWYHFKENVKQEMAGSLYIQVEPNLCVGPPGAQKIIPLNSVRCQTVLTKLLGPINTWESKLRVAKESGYNMVHFTPIQELGGSKSAYSLRNQLRVNPHFASGKGAKVTFDDVETIIKKMRQEWGVASICDIVLNHTANESEWLLEHPDATYSCATAPYLRPAFLLDALLAKCGEDIASGALEHVGVPKVINHEHHLEGLSYQLHQVYLPKVNIHELYQCNVMHYVEEFMKQTRLREPPTNVSKSERFSEIQLITDPQYKRLAATIDLELAIDIFNGFHGDCFDEESRLRKCSDAFRRHLEWLNEQVRCEIQDYLNYAIENCLAGIRYERVQDDGPRVTEITIKHPVFMQYFTQTKALGKTLLEIEQGMYGKMGEFFMAHNGWVMGSSDPLKDFAEEQPGRANVYLKRELIAWGDSVKLRYGRRPEESPYLWSHMTEYVVTTARIFDGVRLDNCHSTPLHVAEYLLDAAREVNPNLYVVAELFTNSDATDNVFVNRLGITSLIREALSAWDSHEEGRLVYRYGGEPVGAFLENPNRDLAPNIAHALFMDLTHDNPSPVEKRTVYDLLPSAALVAMASCATGSNRGYDELVPHHIHVVDEERPYQEWGKGVDFKSGIIAAKRALNILHGQLAEEGFTQVFVDQMNPDIVAITRHSPTTHQSVILIAHTVFGYPHPNAGPTFVRPLRFEGCLEEIILEADLCLKGDKPFDRPAPHQKNPNVLNGFSQFQLTLREHIPLSKSQIFRIVPYIDGNVTQLEIVNLKPGSVVAIRTSLKPELHKNFETLHTFTKSLHHQEGPSYNELKAIADKLDLTDLNRVLFTCDQEERDSGYGGAAYDIPEFGPIVYCGLQGFVSLLTEISPRNDLGHPLCNNLRGGDWMMDYISVRLCHTESTKPLAAWIKSAFEPMKNIPRYLIPCYFDAVVSGIYNVLVQRVYQLMPGYISDGHDFPQTMALATLQFLAACKSANLPPLSPALTPPKPPQQCVTLSAGLPHFSTGYMRCWGRDTFIALRGLMLLTGRFNEARYIILGFGQCLRHGLIPNLLDNGTKPRFNCRDAVWWWLHSIKQFVEEAPHGKDILKDKVSRIFPYDDSEPHAAGQFDQVLIDVMQEALQVHFQGLQYRERNAGYEIDAHMTDNGFNNQIGIHPETGFVFGGNQWNCGTWMDKMGSSEKAGNRGRPNTPRDGSAVELVGLELAVLRFMQSLSEHGVIEYKGVTRKGPNGQETSWTYKEWANRIVQNFEKYFFVTETEKAPLANKKNIYKDSYGASQKWTDYQLRCNFPISMVVAPEMFNPQHAWMALEKARENLLGPLGMKTLDPDDWNYRGNYDNSNDSTDCTVAHGANYHQGPEWVWPIGYYLRARLIFAKKCGFLNETIAETWNILKAHLKEMQTSPWRGLPELTNENGSYCRDSCRTQAWSIGTIMEVLHDLHALGADI encoded by the exons ATGTGGTGGCTCGATGGTCTCCAATGGGCTTTCAAAGTGGTGCAACGGAATTTTTCAACTGTTTTGACAGTTGTCATGAGTCTGTATGTAGTTCGTTGGGCATATGATCGCTATCAGCAGCTGACAAATGGAGAAGAAAATTTGATTGGCGAAAATAGAAATGAAAATAGAATCGAACAAAATGATATTAGTAGAAGGGCAAACAAAAGCGACAGTCCTGTCACTAGTACCTCTAGTTCAGATGAAACAGTTAAACGTAAATATCaaccacaacaacagcaaccaaAAATACAACAGCGATCCGAACAAAAACAAGAACAAGAACCAGAACAACAATCACTAtcgaacaaaatatttaaaataatgggTAATAAAACTCTAAAATCTCAAAGTAGTGAG gaCATCAGCATGGTTAAAAATGCCAAAGCCATCAGCGTACCTATAACGCAGGGTACAAATGCTGAACACACTTTATATCGCGTTAAATACGGTTCCACCGTACATATTCATCCCGATGCTGGTCTATTGGGACGTGAAATCGTTCTCTATACGAATTATCCCCATGACG ataaaaaatttaaacgtaCCGAATATAGAATATTACATTGGCATTTGAAAAGTGGTAAGAAAATAACTACCAACAAGTATAATTCATTACATGTGGTGGATACCGATATTTATACGGAACTTAACATGAATATGTCGGGTACATTCCGCTTTTGGTATCATTTTAAAGAGaa TGTAAAACAAGAAATGGCAGGTTCTCTTTACATACAAGTTGAACCCAACTTGTGTGTTGGTCCACCCGGAGCACAGAAAATCATACCTTTAAATTCAGTGCGCTGTCAAACTGTTTTGACTAAGCTCTTGGGTCCCATTAATACCTGGGAATCAAAATTGAGAGTAGCAAAAGAGTCGGGTTACAACATGGTTCACTTTACCCCTATTCAGGAATTGGGTGGTTCCAAATCGGCCTATTCCTTACGTAACCAATTGCGTGTTAATCCTCATTTTGCATCTGGAAAGGGTGCTAAAGTCACGTTTGATGATGTGGaaactattattaaaaaaatgcgtCAGGAGTGGGGC GTTGCTTCAATTTGTGACATCGTTTTAAATCATACCGCCAATGAATCGGAATGGTTGTTGGAACATCCGGATGCTACATACTCTTGTGCTACTGCTCCGTACTTAAGACCAGCTTTTCTTCTTGATGCCCTTTTGGCTAAATGTGGTGAAGATATTGCAAGTGGTGCTTTAGAACATGTAGGAGTTCCCAAAGTAATAAATCATGAACATCATTTGGAAGGTCTTAGTTATCAACTTCATCAAGTTTATTTGCCAAAAGTGAATATTCACGAATTATATCAATGCAATGTCATGCATTACGTTGAGGAGTTCATGAAGCAGACGAGATTACGCGAACCTCCTACAAATGTGTCAAAAAGCGAACGTTTTTCGGAAATCCAATTAATTACGGATCCCCAATATAAACGTTTGGCTGCCACCATTGATTTGGAATTAGCCATAGATATATTTAATGGTTTCCATGGTGATTGTTTTGATGAAGAATCGCGCTTGAGAAAATGTTCAGATGCTTTCCGCCGTCATTTGGAGTGGTTAAACGAACAAGTTCGTTGTGAGATCCAAGATTATCTAAACTAtgctattgaaaattgtttggcTGGTATCAGATATGAACGAGTTCAAGATGACGGTCCCAGGGTTACTGAAATTACCATTAAACATCCCGTTTTTATGCAATACTTCACACAAACTAAAGCTCTCGGCAAGACTTTGTTAGAAATTGAGCAAGGCATGTATGGTAAAATGGGAGAATTCTTTATGGCTCACAATGGCTGGGTAATGGGTTCAAGTGATCCTTTAAAGGATTTTGCTGAGGAACAGCCTGGTCGTGCTAATGTTTATCTGAAGAGAGAACTTATAGCCTGGGGTGATAGCGTCAAATTGCGTTATGGTCGTCGACCTGAAGAGAGTCCTTATTTATGGAGCCATATGACAGAATATGTTGTGACAACAGCTCGTATTTTTGATGGTGTTCGTTTGGATAATTGCCATTCGACACCCTTGCATGTGGCCGAATATCTCTTGGATGCTGCTCGTGAAGTTAATCCTAATTTGTATGTTGTCGCAGAGTTATTTACTAATTCAGATGCCACTGACAATGTGTTCGTTAATCGTTTGGGTATAACCTCTTTGATAAGAGAAGCATTGTCTGCTTGGGATTCCCACGAAGAAGGACGACTGGTATATCGTTATGGTGGTGAACCAGTGGGTGCATTTTTGGAAAATCCTAATCGTGACTTGGCACCCAACATAGCTCATGCATTGTTCATGGACTTGACTCATGATAATCCATCTCCGGTtgaaaaaagaactgtttacgATCTCTTGCCTTCGGCAGCATTGGTAGCAATGGCTTCTTGTGCCACTGGCAGCAATCGTGGTTACGATGAATTAGTTCCTCATCAT ATTCATGTTGTTGATGAAGAACGTCCATATCAGGAATGGGGCAAAGGCGTTGATTTCAAGAGCGGTATTATAGCTGCCAAGAgagctttaaatattttacatggcCAATTGGCAGAAGAAGGTTTTACTCAGGTGTTTGTTGATCAAATGAATCCAGATATTGTAGCAATTACACGTCATTCACCCACCACCCATCAAAGTGTTATCCTAATTGCTCACACTGTTTTTGGCTATCCTCATCCCAATGCTGGCCCTACATTTGTAAGACCATTACGATTTGAGGGTTGTCTGgaagagattattttagaaGCTGACTTATGCCTGAAGGGTGATAAGCCATTTGACCGACCAGCACCTCATCAAAAGAATCCAAATGTGTTGAATGGCTTCAGTCAATTCCAATTGACTTTAAGGGAACACATACCCTTGTCTAAATCACAAATCTTCCGCATTGTGCCCTACATTGATGGAAATGTTACACAATTGGAAATTGTAAATTTGAAACCAGGCTCCGTAGTGGCTATAAG AACATCTTTGAAACCAGaattacataaaaattttgagacattACATACGTTTACCAAATCATTGCATCATCAAGAAGGTCCTTCATACAATGAACTAAAAGCAATTGCGGATAAGCTCGATTTAACCGACCTGAACAGAGTTTTATTTACTTGTGATCAGGAAGAACGTGATTCGGGATATGGAGGTGCCGCCTATGATATACCCGAGTTTGGACCAATAGTGTATTGTGGTCTTCAAGGATTTGTTTCACTACTTACGGAAATCTCACCACGCAATGATTTGGGTCATCCATTGTGTAATAACTTACGTGGCGGTGATTGGATGATGg ACTACATTTCGGTTCGATTATGCCATACTGAAAGTACAAAACCTTTGGCAGCTTGGATTAAATCGGCCTTTGAGCCCATGAAAAATATTCCACGCTACTTAATACCTTGCTATTTTGATGCAGTGGTCAGTGGTATTTACAATGTCTTGGTACAACGCGTCTATCAATTAATGCCTGGATATATAAGTGATGGCCATGATTTCCCTCAAACCATGGCTTTGGCTACTCTACAATTCTTGGCCGCCTGCAAATCAGCCAACTTACCACCATTAAGTCCCGCTCTAACACCACCAAAACCACCACAACAATGTGTTACATTATCAGCCGGTTTGCCACACTTCTCCACCGGCTACATGCGTTGTTGGGGTCGCGATACCTTTATCGCACTGCGTGGCCTCATGCTATTGACTGGTCGTTTTAATGAAGCCCGTTACATCATATTAGGTTTCGGTCAATGTCTGCGACATGGTTTAATACCAAATCTTTTGGATAATGGCACTAAACCACGTTTTAATTGTCGCGATGCCGTTTGGTGGTGGTTGCATAGTATTAAACAATTTGTTGAAGAAGCTCCCCATGGcaaagatattttaaaagataaagtTTCACGCATTTTCCCATACGATGATTCCGAACCTCATGCTGCTGGGCAATTCGATCAGGTTTTGATTGATGTGATGCAAGAGGCTTTACAAGTACATTTCCAAGGTTTGCAATATCGTGAACGAAATGCTGGCTACGAGATTGATGCTCATATGACAGACAATGGTTTTAATAATCAAATCGGTATTCATCCTGAAACCGGTTTCGTTTTTGGTGGTAATCAATGGAATTGCGGTACTTGGATGGATAAAATGGGTTCTTCAGAGAAGGCTGGCAACAGAGGACGTCCAAATACCCCCAGAGATGGTTCAGCAGTTGAATTGGTTGGTTTGGAATTGGCAGTATTGCGTTTTATGCAATCTCTATCGGAGCATGGTGTTATTGAATATAAGGGTGTGACACGCAAGGGACCAAATG GCCAGGAAACGTCGTGGACCTACAAAGAATGGGCAAATCGCATTGTccaaaactttgaaaaatatttctttgttaCCGAAACCGAAAAGGCACCTCTGGCCAATAAGAAAAACATATACAAGGATTCTTATGGCGCCTCACAAAAATGGACCGACTATCAGCTGAGATGTAATTTCCCAATTAGCATGGTTGTGGCACCGGAAATGTTCAATCCTCAACATGCCTGGATGGCGTTGGAAAAGGCTAGAGAAAATTTATTGGGACCTTTGGGCATGAAGACCTTAGATCCGGACGATTGGAATTACCGTGGTAACTATGACAATTCCAATGATTCCACCGACTGCACTGTGGCACATGGTGCAAACTATCATCAAGGCCCAGAATGGGTATGGCCTATTGGCTACTATCTAAGGGCACGTTTAATATTTGCCAAGAAATGTGGTTTCTTAAATGAAACTATAGCAGAAACTTG GAACATCTTGAAAGCCCATTTGAAAGAGATGCAAACATCACCTTGGCGCGGTTTACCCGAACTAACCAATGAAAATGGTTCCTATTGCAGAGATTCATGTCGCACACAAGCTTGGAGTATCGGCACCATAATGGAG GTTCTTCATGATCTTCATGCTTTGGGTGCTGATATTTAG
- the LOC135962541 gene encoding putative sodium-coupled neutral amino acid transporter 10 has translation MLANSGYVMTLANSIIGVGILAMPFCFQKCGIILATLLLILSNWITRVCCHYLIKTSLLTRRKSFEFLGFHAFGTSGKLLVELCIIGYLLGSCITYFVVVGDLGPQIVTKMFSLENEHRHLRTLLMCGVTLFCIIPLGMLKNVDSLSTVCTASIGFYLCLVIKIILESETHIIANDWTEKVVYWQPGGVLQCLPIFSMALSCQMQIFEVFTSINNQSLEKLNGIVRNATWICTLVYIAVGFFGYVAFCTQTFSGNILMNLSASFSSDVIKIGFVLSVAFSFPLVIFPCRASLYSLLYRKGQTDASGYIPESRFKAITVFIVIFSLCIALMIPSVELVIGLVGSTIGVAICIMFPAACFRKIIKKDTTERNLAQFIVISGFCLMILGTYANLSAIDEKSSGSHLDIPKIDDDLFKPTEIAKESLDEKIKNIEKALEEKEKEENQKVIVQNLKEKQQKDNLNQTKIVIVEKPSPPPLPVDEPHPVIEQKEKLAEKLDNKDQDDKLPVIKPQVMLEEKDNVKKLVNNLTEIKDSQNIPLQIVDKKTTTNLEVQPQTIDNDAIKKDEEVAKEEYKQENDELKKTQKELEKTKDLLEKKVEELKEELVKQNQETQNLVVEKLGEVVEKFEAIERQVQHKNEEDIPPPKVDVNSVKEQNKDAKDLPNTANDTNNVKPYKGSLISILTENRTLNNKQMAPEKVYEPLSYKTGELMESVHNGTILEKRLPLPLALLINASQAKMNETLYAKPQISLTQTLDNENKTQAKVVPLPNITHNKDPEKNNVEAIRREILQLKTNPNEITTIAPDDDNLSVHRNKRSYQSLQLENGNCLTEPKVDNLMAASLSSGLEMKIGRDLKSLKDEE, from the exons TGTGGCATCATTTTAGCAACACTTCTACTCATTTTAAGCAACTGGATAACAAGAGTTTGTTGTCACTATCTAATCAAAACTTCACTGCTCACACGAAgaaaaagtttcgaatttcttG GTTTTCATGCATTCGGTACTTCCGGTAAACTATTAGTGGAATTGTGTATTATTGGTTACCTCTTGGGATCATGTAtaacatattttgttgttgtcggCGACTTGGGACCACAGATTGTGACAAAAATGTTCTCACTGGAAAATGAACATCGTCATTTGCGTACACTTTTAATGTGTGGTGTCACACTTTTTTGTATAATACCATTGGGTATGCTCAAAAATGTGGACAGTTTGTCGACTGTGTGCACAGCATCGATTGGTTTCTATCTCTGTTTGGTCATAAAAATCATCTTAGAATCTGAAACGCATATTATAGCCAATGATTGGACGGAAAAGGTGGTATATTGGCAACCGGGAGGCGTGCTGCAGTGTTTGCCTATTTTTAGCATGGCCTTATCCTGTCAAAT GCAAATCTTTGAGGTATTTACGAGCATAAATAATCaaagtttagaaaaattaaatggcATTGTTCGTAATGCCACTTGGATATGTACGCTAGTGTACATTGCTGTTGGTTTCTTTGGCTATGTGGCATTTTGTACACAAACTTTTTCGG GgaatatattaatgaatttatcCGCCTCATTTAGCAGTGATGTTATAAAAATTGGTTTCGTCTTGTCAGTGGCTTTTAGTTTTCCTTTAGTTATATTTCCCTGCCGTGCCAGTCTTTACTCTTTGCTGTATAGAAAg GGCCAAACTGATGCTTCCGGTTATATACCAGAATCAAGATTTAAAGCCATAACTGTATTTATTGTCATCTTCTCTTTATGCATTGCTTTAATGATACCTTCGGTTGAACTGGTCATTGGTCTGGTGGGTTCCACCATAGGTGTAGCTATTTGCATTATGTTTCCAGCTGCTTGcttcagaaaaattatcaaaaaagatACCACCGAACGGAATTTAGCACAATTTATTGTAATTAGCGGTTTCTGCCTAATGATATTGGGCACATATGCTAATCTCTCAGCCATTGATGAGAAAAGTTCAGGTTCTCATTTGGATATACCGAAAATTGATGACGATCTTTTTAAGCCCACTGAAATAGCAAAAGAGTCTTTGgatgagaaaattaaaaatatcgaaaaagCTCTAGAAGAAAAGGAAAAGGAGGAAAATCAAAAAGTCATAGTGCaaaacttaaaagaaaagcAGCAAAAAGACAATCTTAATCAAACAAAAATCGTAATAGTCGAAAAGCCCTCACCCCCACCTCTGCCGGTCGATGAGCCACATCCAGTAATTGAGCAAAAGGAAAAATTAGCTGAAAAGTTGGACAATAAAGATCAAGATGATAAACTACCAGTTATTAAGCCTCAAGTTATGTTGGAAGAAAAGGATAACGTAAAGAAATTAGTCAACAATTTAACTGAAATTAAAGATTCCCAAAACATTCCTCTACAAATAgtagacaaaaaaacaacaactaatttAGAGGTACAACCACAAACTATTGACAATGATGCCATTAAAAAGGACGAAGAAGTGGCCAAAGAAGAATACAAACAAGAAAATGACGAGttaaagaaaactcaaaaagaattagaaaaaactaaagatttACTTGAGAAAAAAGTTGAAGAACTTAAAGAAgaattagttaaacaaaatcaaGAAACCCAAAACCTGGTGGTTGAAAAACTAGGTGAAGTTGTAGAGAAATTTGAGGCTATTGAACGCCAAGTTCAACATAAAAATGAAGAAGATATTCCACCACCCAAAGTAGATGTAAACAGtgtaaaagagcaaaataaaGATGCAAAAGATCTCCCAAATACTGCCAATGATACTAATAATGTTAAACCCTATAAAGGTTCTTTGATTTCCATTTTAACTGAAAATAGAACATTAAATAATAAGCAAATGGCTCCAGAAAAGGTCTATGAACCATTATCCTATAAAACAGGGGAATTAATGGAAAGTGTACATAATGGTACTATATTAGAAAAACGTTTGCCACTACCTTTGGCTCTACTCATAAATGCTTCACAAGCTAAAATGAATGAAACCCTATATGCAAAGCCACAAATTTCATTAACGCAAACCCTagacaatgaaaataaaacacaagCTAAAGTTGTACCTCTACCAAATATTACTCACAATAAAGACCCAGAAAAGAATAATGTAGAAGCTATAAGACGTGAAATTTTACAATTGAAAACTAATCCCAATGAAATTACCACAATTGCGCCAGATGATGATAATTTGTCGGTTCACAGAAATAAACGTTCCTATCAGTCATTACAACTGGAAAATGGAAACTGTCTAACGGAACCGAAAGTAGACAATCTTATGGCTGCTAGTCTAAGTTCGGGATTAGAAATGAAAATTGGCCGTGATTTAAAATCCCTTAAGGATGAAGAATAG